A region of the Candidatus Fusobacterium pullicola genome:
AAATCATCTGTCTTAGCTCTCTCTAATTTTCCATTCCAATCTATTTTTTTAAGAATATATTCTGCTTGATCATACTTAGATGCTTCTCCATTATTTGAAAAGTGATAAAGTCCATACTTATCAGTTTGTATCAGATCCCATGAGAATTCTGCTAGATCCTTTGAGTATGTTGGACTTGATACTTG
Encoded here:
- a CDS encoding sugar nucleotide-binding protein, producing QVSSPTYSKDLAEFSWDLIQTDKYGLYHFSNNGEASKYDQAEYILKKIDWNGKLERAKTDDFPLKAKRAKYSKLDSRKIEKIVDKKIPHWKEGIDRFLEELWEKDGKRD